The Akkermansia muciniphila genome contains a region encoding:
- a CDS encoding heavy metal translocating P-type ATPase produces MSTEHSHEHFSEGASCCAGGCCSGSCCGSGDAIRPVPAVLGISLFIAALVLGGGSWSGRAAYAGAYLLIGWDVLKAAFLGLRHGRAMDENFLMSIASLGAMFLGDYSEAVGVMLFYRVGEYLQERAVGSSRRSVSELMNLRPEFVHVKEGGEIRDVPPAEVRPGTLIEVRPGERVPLDGVVTGGNSVLDTSAMTGESLPVETGAGSSVLAGYINGQGVLEVRTERDWRHSALARVQELVEAASGRKSPLEGRLARFSRIYTPLVISIAVLVFLLYPFVTGGSWSDGLFRALVLLVISCPCALVLSIPLGFFAGIGRAARQGILLKGSNYLDALRKVKTVVFDKTGTLTEGVFTVDEVLPCDGITPENLLYWAAHAESSASHPLGRSIVKAYEGRLFPDRVAELVEVTGGGVSARVEGKAVLVGKKAFLQEAGISTGDVEDRGVTIYVALNGVLLGRLRLSDRIKPGAEQAVRELRELGVSNLVMLTGDSSSAGPEVGRMLGLDEVFSGLMPADKLEHVRRLKPETGVLAFVGDGMNDAPSLAAADIGIAMGGVGSDTALQAADMVVMKGDPVAVPQGMLLSRATERIIVQNIILILGIKFLVMVLGILGLAGMWGAVMADVGVCLLAVGNSMRIFRVKLGV; encoded by the coding sequence ATGAGTACGGAACATTCCCACGAACATTTTTCAGAAGGGGCTTCCTGCTGCGCCGGAGGGTGCTGTTCCGGAAGCTGCTGCGGCTCCGGAGACGCCATCAGGCCGGTTCCCGCCGTGCTGGGCATTTCCCTTTTCATCGCCGCCCTGGTGCTGGGGGGCGGCTCCTGGAGCGGCAGGGCCGCCTACGCGGGCGCCTACCTGCTGATAGGCTGGGATGTATTGAAGGCGGCTTTTCTGGGACTGAGGCACGGCCGTGCCATGGATGAAAATTTCCTGATGAGCATTGCCTCCCTGGGCGCGATGTTCCTGGGGGATTATTCCGAGGCCGTGGGCGTGATGCTTTTCTACCGTGTGGGGGAATACCTTCAGGAGCGCGCAGTGGGCAGTTCCCGCCGGTCCGTGAGTGAACTGATGAATCTGAGGCCCGAGTTTGTCCATGTGAAAGAGGGTGGGGAAATCCGTGACGTTCCTCCTGCGGAGGTGCGGCCCGGAACCCTGATTGAGGTGCGCCCCGGTGAGCGCGTTCCTCTGGACGGCGTGGTGACGGGCGGGAATTCCGTGCTGGACACCTCCGCCATGACGGGGGAATCCCTGCCGGTGGAGACCGGGGCCGGAAGTTCCGTGCTGGCGGGCTACATCAACGGCCAGGGCGTGCTGGAGGTTCGTACGGAGCGGGACTGGCGGCATTCCGCCCTAGCGAGGGTCCAGGAGCTGGTGGAAGCCGCGTCCGGGCGCAAATCCCCGCTGGAGGGAAGGCTGGCCCGGTTCTCGCGCATCTACACGCCGCTGGTGATCTCCATTGCCGTGCTGGTGTTCCTGCTTTATCCCTTCGTGACGGGCGGAAGCTGGTCTGACGGCCTGTTCCGCGCGCTGGTGCTGCTGGTGATCTCCTGCCCCTGCGCGCTGGTGCTGTCCATCCCCCTGGGCTTCTTTGCCGGGATAGGAAGGGCGGCGCGGCAGGGGATTCTGCTGAAAGGAAGCAATTACCTGGATGCCCTGCGGAAGGTGAAAACGGTGGTGTTTGATAAAACAGGAACCTTGACGGAAGGTGTTTTTACCGTGGATGAAGTGCTCCCCTGTGACGGGATCACCCCGGAAAACCTGCTGTACTGGGCGGCGCATGCGGAAAGCTCCGCTTCCCACCCGCTGGGGCGCTCCATCGTGAAAGCGTATGAAGGCCGCCTGTTCCCGGACCGCGTGGCGGAGCTGGTGGAAGTGACCGGAGGCGGCGTTTCCGCCCGGGTGGAGGGAAAGGCCGTACTGGTGGGGAAAAAGGCTTTTCTTCAGGAGGCCGGAATCAGCACCGGAGATGTTGAAGACCGGGGCGTGACCATTTACGTGGCTCTGAACGGCGTTCTGCTGGGACGGCTGCGCCTGTCCGACCGGATCAAGCCGGGGGCGGAGCAGGCTGTGCGGGAACTGAGGGAATTGGGCGTCTCCAACCTGGTGATGCTGACGGGGGACTCCTCTTCCGCCGGGCCGGAGGTGGGGCGCATGCTGGGCCTGGACGAAGTTTTCAGCGGGCTGATGCCGGCGGACAAGCTGGAGCATGTACGGCGGTTGAAACCGGAAACGGGGGTGCTTGCCTTTGTGGGGGACGGCATGAATGACGCTCCTTCCCTGGCTGCCGCGGACATCGGTATAGCCATGGGCGGCGTGGGGTCTGATACGGCCCTCCAGGCGGCTGATATGGTAGTGATGAAGGGTGATCCCGTGGCCGTTCCGCAGGGAATGCTTCTGTCACGGGCGACGGAGCGCATCATTGTGCAAAACATCATTCTGATTCTGGGCATCAAGTTTCTGGTGATGGTGCTGGGCATTCTGGGACTGGCCGGAATGTGGGGCGCCGTCATGGCGGACGTGGGCGTGTGCCTCCTTGCGGTGGGCAACTCCATGCGCATTTTCCGGGTGAAGCTGGGCGTGTAA
- the rho gene encoding transcription termination factor Rho: protein MTEELDNKSLPSGEDAQAVPPKALPSPEEVSAEQTAPAPEQDAEASACAPAAQDQAQESAAPVLEQIDINELRERPLNDLQEMAEGLPIRNAASLTKSQLIFELGKQLLAKGHEVVVSGVMEQAKDNYAMLRDPVKSFRTSPDDIYLGGNLIKPMRLRVGQQVKVRLRKLRPHDKYLSASAVISVEGIPAEDYRAGADFERLTPLFPKERLLLENKEVNSGAMRVLDLMTPFGKGQRGLIVAPPRGGKTVLLKTIARSIKANYPDVELIVLLLDERPEEVTDFEETVDAPVYASTFDEPSRRHAQVSDLVIERAKRLVEMGKDVVILLDSLTRLARGYNANQTGGRIMSGGLGSNALEKPRKFFSAARNVEEGGSLTIIATCLVDTESRMDEVIFEEFKGTGNLEIRLDRELSERRIYPAISLSQSGTRNDDRLYNEQEFVKIMQLRRQLAMKPGWEGLQALLQNISKTQNNAELLLTGLR, encoded by the coding sequence ATGACTGAAGAACTCGACAACAAGTCCCTTCCCTCCGGAGAGGACGCACAGGCCGTTCCCCCCAAGGCTCTTCCGTCCCCGGAAGAGGTTTCCGCGGAACAAACCGCCCCTGCTCCGGAACAGGATGCAGAGGCGTCGGCCTGCGCCCCGGCAGCCCAGGATCAGGCCCAGGAATCCGCCGCTCCCGTTCTGGAGCAGATTGACATCAATGAACTGCGTGAACGCCCGCTGAATGACCTTCAGGAGATGGCGGAAGGCCTCCCCATCCGGAACGCGGCCTCCCTCACCAAGTCCCAGTTGATTTTTGAACTGGGGAAACAGCTTCTGGCCAAGGGCCATGAAGTGGTCGTCTCCGGCGTCATGGAACAGGCCAAGGATAACTACGCCATGCTGAGGGACCCCGTCAAAAGCTTCCGCACCTCCCCGGATGACATTTACCTGGGCGGCAACCTCATCAAGCCCATGCGCCTGCGCGTGGGCCAGCAGGTCAAGGTCAGGCTGCGCAAGCTGCGGCCTCATGACAAGTACCTTTCCGCCTCCGCCGTCATCAGCGTGGAAGGCATCCCCGCGGAGGACTACCGGGCAGGCGCCGATTTTGAACGCCTCACCCCCCTGTTCCCGAAGGAACGCCTTCTTCTGGAAAACAAGGAGGTCAATTCCGGTGCCATGCGCGTGCTGGACCTCATGACCCCCTTCGGCAAGGGCCAGCGCGGCCTGATCGTGGCCCCGCCGCGCGGCGGGAAAACCGTTCTGCTGAAAACCATCGCCCGCTCCATCAAGGCCAACTACCCGGATGTGGAGCTGATTGTGCTGCTGCTGGACGAACGCCCGGAAGAAGTGACGGATTTTGAAGAAACCGTGGACGCTCCGGTTTACGCCTCCACCTTTGACGAGCCTTCCCGCCGCCACGCCCAGGTTTCCGACCTCGTAATTGAACGGGCCAAGCGCCTGGTGGAGATGGGCAAGGACGTGGTCATCCTGCTGGATTCCCTGACGCGCCTGGCCCGCGGCTACAATGCCAACCAGACGGGCGGCCGCATCATGTCCGGCGGCCTGGGCTCCAACGCGCTAGAAAAACCGCGCAAGTTCTTTTCCGCCGCGCGCAACGTGGAGGAAGGCGGCAGCCTGACCATCATCGCCACATGCCTGGTGGATACGGAGTCCAGAATGGATGAAGTGATTTTTGAAGAATTCAAGGGAACGGGCAACCTGGAAATCCGCCTGGACCGGGAACTTTCCGAACGGCGCATTTATCCGGCCATCTCCCTTTCCCAGAGCGGCACGCGCAATGACGACAGGCTGTACAATGAACAGGAGTTCGTGAAGATCATGCAGCTCCGCCGCCAGCTCGCCATGAAGCCGGGATGGGAAGGCCTCCAGGCCCTCCTGCAAAATATCTCCAAGACGCAGAACAATGCGGAACTTCTGCTGACGGGGCTGCGATAG
- the coaE gene encoding dephospho-CoA kinase (Dephospho-CoA kinase (CoaE) performs the final step in coenzyme A biosynthesis.) encodes MKTLIVTGGIATGKSTAIRLLMEAGGPRLRLFDCDAEAGRLLDGGWLKESLSAAFGPASVDAAGRADRGFLRELVFRNPESRRRLEGIIHPLLHQECLAQMEAARQNAAVDGFVIDVPLFFETSACYRQDAVCVVAVSRETQKTRLALRNGFREDMIEAILAAQRPIMEKVAAADFVIWNEGPPPLLRRQIQRLHQHFFHD; translated from the coding sequence ATGAAAACCCTGATCGTGACCGGCGGGATAGCCACCGGAAAATCCACCGCCATTCGCCTGCTGATGGAGGCGGGAGGACCGCGCCTGCGCCTGTTTGACTGTGATGCGGAGGCAGGCAGGCTGCTGGACGGCGGCTGGCTGAAAGAAAGCCTTTCCGCCGCCTTCGGTCCCGCCAGCGTGGATGCCGCCGGACGGGCGGACAGGGGCTTCCTGCGGGAGCTCGTGTTCCGGAACCCGGAAAGCCGCCGGAGGCTGGAGGGAATCATTCATCCCCTGCTGCACCAAGAATGTCTTGCGCAAATGGAGGCGGCGCGTCAGAATGCGGCGGTAGACGGGTTCGTCATTGACGTGCCGCTGTTTTTTGAAACATCGGCATGCTACCGCCAGGACGCCGTATGCGTGGTAGCCGTTTCCCGGGAAACGCAGAAAACCCGCCTGGCTCTCAGGAACGGATTCCGCGAGGATATGATTGAAGCCATTCTGGCGGCCCAGCGTCCTATCATGGAAAAAGTGGCCGCGGCCGATTTCGTTATCTGGAATGAAGGGCCCCCGCCCCTGCTGCGCCGGCAAATCCAAAGACTTCACCAACATTTTTTTCATGACTGA
- a CDS encoding Amuc_1098 family type IV pilus outer membrane protein, which yields MDHAPLYQPKRSLIALMAIAASCPFAQAGDGGAVGTSSAYGSSYAGPGSYYQSDAARQAMARREAQTQEAMQLLAEGRNLYREGKYKEALDKFNAAYNMLPAAPINDQRKEAIANNIGDASIAVAQEYIKVGRYDEAEKLLQDAIKLNPRDVKLAKQTLEYMKDPIRTNPALTPEHVKNVEKVNTLLHMAYGYYDLGDYDKAIAEFNKVLVIDPYNVAARRGQETVNRRRMAYYAAAYDETRSTMLAEVDKMWERPIPMEAPTGPDGLDNTPMTDVNGATANLMKLKSIIIPSVSFEDTTVEDAIDYLRKKSIELDRTVGPNGERGINFVINDAQPAAVSPAAPAAEDPGFGEESTEITEVAPAAAPQESIRTRKIGQLKLTNVPMLEVLRFICRNAGLRQKVEDYAVTILPAGGNDVDLYQRTFSVPPGFQSSLRNTVGDSDGGGTEDPFGGGGESSSGLKPMPSIRSLLQKSGISFPEGATAFLVNGNSSLVVRNTSGNLDLIEGLIENTRGESQQVRIMTKFVEVTQENTEELGFDWIVTPFSVSNDRSTFLGGGTNYGTGLIPDDFTQSPGGVSGWPVNNNSSNTDGNGLINGLATGGNRTGDYAISKNSVDNLLNSTNRSEATKKNPAPGIMSLTGIYDEGAFQMLMRGLSQKKGSDVLTAPSVTAKSGETAKIEIIREFWYPTEYEPPELPNNVSSWGGGNYNNRNNVLDDLVGTENPAQVTSFPVTPATPGVFEMKPVGVTLEVVPTIGDNKYIIDLNFKPSIVEFEGFVNYGSPIQSTGVGSDGKPMSLTLTENRIEQPIFSKRSVETSLFIYDGHTVAIGGLITENVQTVEDKVPIFGDLPLIGRFFRSNSDNHIKKNLMIFVTGQIIDATGQPVRGNALPTTANAAAPESALPASEGLLPPM from the coding sequence CTCCTGCCCGTTTGCGCAGGCTGGTGATGGCGGCGCCGTCGGAACCTCCAGTGCTTATGGCTCGTCCTACGCCGGACCGGGGAGTTACTACCAGTCCGATGCAGCGCGCCAAGCCATGGCACGCCGTGAAGCGCAGACCCAGGAAGCCATGCAGCTCCTTGCAGAAGGCCGCAACCTGTACCGCGAAGGCAAGTACAAGGAAGCCCTGGACAAATTCAATGCCGCTTACAACATGCTGCCCGCTGCGCCGATCAATGACCAGCGCAAGGAAGCCATTGCCAACAACATTGGCGACGCCAGCATCGCCGTTGCTCAGGAATACATCAAAGTGGGCCGCTATGACGAAGCTGAGAAGCTTCTTCAGGACGCCATCAAGCTTAATCCCCGGGACGTCAAGCTTGCCAAGCAGACGCTCGAATACATGAAGGACCCGATTCGCACGAATCCGGCGCTCACCCCCGAGCACGTCAAGAACGTGGAAAAGGTGAACACCCTCCTTCACATGGCCTATGGTTACTATGACCTCGGCGACTACGACAAAGCCATCGCCGAATTCAACAAGGTTCTCGTTATTGACCCGTACAACGTGGCGGCCCGCCGCGGACAGGAAACGGTCAACCGCCGCAGGATGGCCTATTACGCCGCCGCCTATGACGAAACCCGCAGCACCATGCTTGCGGAAGTGGACAAGATGTGGGAACGCCCCATTCCGATGGAAGCTCCGACCGGACCCGACGGCCTGGACAACACCCCGATGACCGACGTCAACGGCGCCACCGCCAACCTGATGAAGCTCAAGAGCATCATCATCCCCTCCGTCTCCTTTGAAGACACCACCGTGGAAGACGCCATCGACTACCTGCGCAAGAAGTCCATTGAACTGGACCGCACCGTAGGCCCGAACGGCGAACGCGGCATCAACTTTGTCATCAATGACGCCCAGCCCGCAGCCGTTTCCCCCGCAGCTCCCGCTGCTGAGGACCCCGGCTTCGGCGAAGAATCCACGGAAATTACGGAAGTTGCTCCGGCAGCCGCTCCGCAGGAAAGCATCCGCACCCGTAAGATCGGCCAGCTCAAGCTGACCAACGTTCCCATGCTGGAAGTGCTGCGCTTCATCTGCCGTAACGCGGGTCTGCGCCAGAAGGTGGAAGACTATGCAGTCACCATCCTTCCCGCCGGCGGCAATGACGTGGACCTCTACCAGCGCACCTTCTCCGTGCCTCCGGGCTTCCAGTCCTCCCTCCGCAACACCGTTGGCGACAGCGACGGCGGCGGCACTGAAGATCCCTTCGGCGGTGGCGGTGAAAGCTCCTCCGGCCTCAAGCCCATGCCCTCCATCCGCAGCCTGCTGCAAAAGAGCGGCATCAGCTTCCCGGAAGGCGCCACGGCATTCCTCGTCAACGGCAACTCCTCCCTGGTCGTCCGCAATACCTCCGGCAACCTGGACCTCATCGAAGGCCTCATTGAAAACACCCGCGGCGAATCCCAGCAGGTGCGCATCATGACCAAGTTTGTGGAAGTGACCCAGGAAAACACGGAAGAACTCGGCTTTGACTGGATCGTCACCCCGTTCTCCGTCAGCAATGACCGCAGCACCTTCCTGGGCGGCGGCACGAACTACGGCACCGGCCTCATCCCGGACGACTTCACCCAGTCCCCCGGCGGCGTGAGCGGCTGGCCCGTGAACAACAACAGCTCCAACACGGACGGCAACGGCCTCATCAACGGCCTCGCTACCGGCGGCAACCGCACGGGCGACTATGCCATCTCCAAGAACTCCGTGGACAACCTGCTGAACAGCACCAACCGTTCTGAAGCCACCAAGAAGAACCCGGCTCCCGGCATCATGTCCCTCACGGGCATTTATGACGAAGGCGCCTTCCAGATGCTGATGCGCGGCCTGTCCCAGAAGAAGGGTTCCGACGTTCTCACCGCTCCCAGCGTAACCGCCAAGTCCGGTGAAACCGCCAAGATTGAAATCATCCGCGAATTCTGGTACCCCACCGAATACGAACCCCCGGAACTTCCCAACAACGTGAGCAGCTGGGGCGGCGGCAACTACAACAACCGGAACAACGTTCTGGATGACCTTGTAGGCACCGAAAACCCGGCCCAGGTCACCAGCTTCCCCGTCACTCCCGCCACTCCCGGCGTGTTTGAAATGAAGCCCGTTGGCGTGACCCTGGAAGTTGTGCCCACCATTGGTGACAACAAGTACATCATTGACCTCAACTTCAAGCCCAGCATCGTGGAATTTGAAGGCTTCGTGAACTACGGCAGCCCGATCCAGTCCACCGGCGTTGGTTCCGACGGCAAGCCGATGTCCCTGACTCTGACGGAAAACCGCATTGAGCAGCCCATCTTCTCCAAGCGTTCCGTTGAAACGTCCCTGTTCATCTACGACGGCCACACCGTGGCAATCGGTGGTTTGATCACGGAAAACGTGCAGACGGTGGAAGACAAGGTGCCGATCTTCGGTGACCTGCCTCTCATCGGACGCTTCTTCCGCAGCAACTCTGACAACCATATCAAGAAGAACCTGATGATCTTCGTGACGGGTCAGATCATTGATGCCACCGGCCAGCCCGTACGCGGCAACGCCCTTCCCACCACGGCAAACGCCGCGGCACCGGAAAGCGCCCTGCCTGCATCCGAAGGCCTGCTGCCCCCCATGTAG